In a genomic window of Mycolicibacter heraklionensis:
- the ribH gene encoding 6,7-dimethyl-8-ribityllumazine synthase, with the protein MSPAAGVPDMPALDASGVRLAIVASTWHTRICDALLAGARKVAADAGIAEPTVVRVLGAIEIPVVAQEVARNHDAVVALGVVIRGATPHFDYVCDAVTQGLTRVSLDAATPVANGVLTVNDEEQALDRAGLPDSTEDKGAQAAAAALSTALTLRELRAVL; encoded by the coding sequence ATGAGTCCTGCCGCAGGAGTGCCGGACATGCCGGCGCTCGACGCCTCTGGTGTGCGTCTGGCGATCGTGGCCAGCACCTGGCACACCCGTATCTGTGATGCCCTGCTGGCCGGGGCCCGCAAGGTGGCCGCCGACGCGGGCATCGCCGAACCGACAGTGGTGCGGGTGCTCGGGGCGATCGAGATCCCGGTGGTGGCACAGGAAGTGGCCCGCAACCATGACGCCGTCGTCGCGTTGGGTGTTGTGATCCGCGGTGCCACACCGCATTTCGACTATGTATGTGACGCAGTGACCCAGGGCCTGACCCGGGTGTCGCTGGATGCGGCTACCCCGGTGGCCAACGGCGTGCTCACCGTCAACGACGAGGAGCAGGCGCTGGACCGCGCCGGGCTGCCGGATTCGACCGAGGACAAGGGTGCTCAGGCAGCGGCCGCAGCACTCAGTACGGCGCTGACCCTGCGCGAGCTTCGCGCCGTGCTGTGA
- a CDS encoding bifunctional 3,4-dihydroxy-2-butanone-4-phosphate synthase/GTP cyclohydrolase II, with protein MTKLDTVERAVADIAAGKAVVVIDDEDRENEGDLIFAAEKATPELVAFMVRYTSGYLCVPLDGAICDRLGLLPMYAVNQDKHGTAYTVTVDAKNNVGTGISASDRATTMRLLADPASVADDFTRPGHVVPLRAKDGGVLRRPGHTEAAVDLARMAGLQPAGAICEIVSQKDEGAMAQTEELRVFADEHGLALISIADMIEWRRKHEKHIERVAEARIPTRHGEFRAVGYTSIYEDVEHVALVRGEIAGPHNDGDDVLVRVHSECLTGDVFGSRRCDCGPQLDAALAMVAQEGRGVVLYMRGHEGRGIGLLHKLQAYQLQDAGDDTVDANLKLGLPADARDYGIGAQILSDLGVRSMRLLTNNPAKRVGLDGYGLHIIERVPLPVRANSENIRYLLTKRDRMGHELTGLEDFDDSSLLPDEFGGAL; from the coding sequence ATGACGAAGTTGGACACCGTCGAGCGGGCGGTTGCCGACATCGCGGCCGGCAAGGCCGTCGTCGTCATCGACGACGAGGACCGCGAGAACGAAGGCGATCTGATCTTCGCCGCCGAGAAGGCCACCCCCGAGCTGGTGGCGTTCATGGTCCGCTACACCTCCGGCTATCTGTGCGTGCCGCTGGACGGCGCCATCTGCGACCGGCTGGGCCTGCTGCCCATGTATGCGGTGAACCAGGACAAGCACGGCACCGCCTACACCGTCACCGTCGACGCGAAAAACAACGTCGGAACCGGGATTTCGGCTTCTGACCGGGCCACCACGATGCGCTTGCTGGCCGACCCGGCCAGTGTCGCCGACGATTTCACCCGCCCGGGCCACGTGGTGCCACTGCGCGCCAAGGACGGCGGGGTGCTGCGCCGGCCGGGCCACACCGAGGCCGCGGTCGACCTGGCCCGGATGGCCGGCCTGCAGCCCGCCGGCGCGATCTGCGAGATCGTCAGCCAAAAGGACGAGGGCGCCATGGCCCAGACCGAAGAGCTGAGGGTCTTCGCCGACGAGCACGGCCTGGCCCTGATCTCCATCGCCGACATGATCGAGTGGCGCCGCAAGCACGAGAAGCACATCGAGCGGGTCGCCGAGGCCCGCATCCCGACCCGGCACGGCGAGTTCCGCGCGGTCGGCTACACCAGCATCTACGAGGACGTCGAGCATGTCGCGCTGGTGCGCGGCGAGATCGCCGGGCCGCACAACGACGGCGACGACGTGCTCGTTCGGGTGCACTCGGAGTGCCTGACCGGCGACGTGTTCGGCTCCCGGCGCTGCGACTGCGGGCCCCAGCTGGACGCGGCGCTGGCGATGGTCGCGCAGGAGGGCCGCGGGGTGGTGCTCTACATGCGTGGGCATGAGGGCCGTGGCATCGGGCTGCTGCACAAACTGCAGGCCTACCAGCTGCAGGATGCCGGTGACGACACCGTCGACGCCAACCTCAAGCTGGGTTTGCCGGCCGATGCACGCGATTACGGAATCGGGGCGCAGATCCTCTCGGACCTCGGTGTTCGTTCGATGCGGCTGCTCACCAACAACCCGGCCAAGCGCGTCGGGCTGGACGGCTACGGGTTGCACATCATCGAGCGGGTACCGCTGCCGGTGCGGGCCAATTCGGAGAACATCCGCTACCTGCTGACCAAGCGAGACCGGATGGGCCACGAACTGACCGGCTTGGAGGACTTCGACGACTCCTCGTTGCTGCCGGACGAATTCGGTGGAGCGCTGTAG